Proteins from a single region of Limibacter armeniacum:
- a CDS encoding Crp/Fnr family transcriptional regulator, which yields MSEQLKHHLNKVVEITDEEFPSILEYFETVKLKKKQNLQQIGQVCHSNYFVEIGCIRMFFVNEKGIEQTTQFAIENWWITDYLAYTFQKESEFTLQAVERTTVLSIHFQAQEKLLKEFPKLEKYFRHIYQRAYAASQMRMKFMYDFSKEELYLHFNKHFPEFVQRVPQYLLASFLGLTPEYLSEIRKKSIS from the coding sequence ATGTCTGAACAACTGAAACACCACTTAAACAAAGTTGTAGAAATTACTGATGAAGAATTCCCCTCTATTTTGGAGTATTTTGAGACAGTAAAGCTTAAGAAAAAACAAAACCTGCAACAAATTGGGCAGGTATGTCACTCCAATTATTTTGTGGAAATTGGTTGTATCAGGATGTTTTTTGTCAATGAAAAAGGGATTGAACAGACCACCCAGTTTGCAATCGAGAACTGGTGGATTACAGATTACCTAGCTTATACTTTTCAAAAGGAAAGTGAATTTACCTTACAGGCAGTAGAACGGACAACTGTTTTATCCATCCACTTTCAAGCACAAGAAAAACTCCTAAAAGAGTTTCCAAAACTGGAAAAATACTTCAGACATATCTATCAGCGTGCTTATGCTGCCTCACAAATGCGGATGAAGTTTATGTATGATTTCTCCAAAGAAGAGCTTTACCTTCATTTCAATAAACATTTTCCTGAGTTTGTACAACGTGTTCCTCAATACCTACTTGCCTCATTCTTGGGTCTCACACCTGAATATTTAAGTGAAATCAGAAAGAAAAGTATTTCTTAA
- a CDS encoding carboxymuconolactone decarboxylase family protein — MEKRVKIHESQPAAYKVILELENFLNSSELKTSHKELLKIRASQINGCAFCIDMHTKDALKYGETAQRIFLLNAWKETDLFTEEEKVLLALTEEVTLIHQHGVSDETYHKAEEIFGESYLAQLIIAIVTINAWNRIAISTNLEVPR, encoded by the coding sequence ATGGAAAAGAGAGTCAAAATTCATGAGAGTCAACCTGCTGCGTACAAAGTCATACTTGAGCTTGAGAACTTCTTGAATAGTTCTGAGCTGAAAACCTCACACAAGGAACTTCTAAAAATCAGAGCTTCCCAGATAAATGGTTGTGCCTTTTGTATCGATATGCATACAAAAGATGCACTTAAGTATGGGGAAACTGCACAACGGATTTTTCTACTGAATGCATGGAAGGAAACAGACCTGTTTACTGAGGAGGAAAAAGTACTCCTTGCTCTGACTGAAGAAGTAACCCTGATTCACCAGCATGGTGTTTCAGATGAAACCTACCACAAAGCAGAGGAGATTTTTGGTGAGTCTTACCTTGCACAACTGATCATCGCCATTGTGACCATTAATGCATGGAATAGGATAGCTATCAGTACTAATTTGGAAGTACCTAGATAA
- a CDS encoding leucine-rich repeat domain-containing protein: METIFSKLEQQLQEVFPELANTLNPPATEAQLMEVEKVTGLQLPEDLKSLYRMHNGESGYTGLFFGLPFLSLEKALQEWNLWVTIAGDDSFASIDSTIISVPTGHIKEQYANKKYFPISEDGGGNNIVVDLDPDTKGQKGQIINSGRDETTRYVIAPNITAFIQFISAQIDNQNYVIEKEETYNAWYLKQPANSHFLDALSNLDLPYGVSAIDNDLSLKRDDFNFEELSSEWKDIVTSSCKGKVSSDAVSKIKILSLLKHKIEDISPLKYFTGIRELILSGNPISDISPLTELSDLKILYLAKTNVQDITELAKLENLVQLSLYGLSLKDFSALSEMKKLKVLGAESSGLTTLGDIAKIKNLTDLNISNNQLESFEELTALKKLVRLDISNTNVNDISFISQLTKLKDLSIYRTEIKDFSPLAELPSLEQITCTIEEFMVIKELLPRKVRFGISGEMTEAQKEVWLRYGAN; the protein is encoded by the coding sequence ATGGAGACTATTTTTTCGAAACTAGAACAACAATTACAGGAAGTATTTCCAGAGTTAGCAAATACCCTGAATCCACCAGCAACTGAAGCTCAGTTAATGGAAGTTGAAAAGGTAACTGGATTACAATTACCTGAAGATTTAAAATCACTTTACCGTATGCACAATGGGGAATCTGGTTATACAGGGCTATTTTTTGGATTGCCATTTCTTAGTTTAGAAAAAGCCTTACAAGAATGGAATTTATGGGTGACGATTGCTGGAGATGATAGTTTTGCCTCAATTGATAGTACCATCATTTCAGTACCTACTGGTCATATAAAAGAACAGTATGCGAACAAAAAATATTTTCCAATTAGTGAGGATGGTGGAGGTAACAATATTGTAGTAGATCTGGATCCTGATACAAAAGGGCAAAAAGGGCAAATCATTAACTCAGGAAGGGATGAAACTACTCGTTATGTGATTGCACCAAATATTACAGCTTTTATCCAGTTTATTAGTGCTCAAATTGACAATCAAAATTATGTTATAGAAAAAGAAGAAACGTATAACGCTTGGTATTTGAAACAACCTGCCAACTCTCATTTTTTGGATGCACTTTCAAATCTAGACCTTCCATATGGAGTTTCAGCTATTGACAATGATCTGTCTCTAAAAAGAGATGATTTTAATTTTGAGGAGCTATCATCTGAATGGAAAGACATTGTTACTTCATCTTGTAAAGGAAAGGTAAGCAGTGATGCAGTCAGTAAAATCAAAATCTTAAGCCTTCTAAAACATAAAATTGAGGATATATCTCCTTTAAAATACTTTACAGGAATAAGAGAGTTGATCCTATCTGGTAATCCTATCTCTGATATTTCCCCTTTAACAGAGCTGTCTGATCTGAAAATCTTGTATCTGGCTAAAACCAATGTTCAGGATATTACTGAACTGGCTAAGTTGGAAAACTTGGTGCAGTTAAGTCTTTATGGACTTTCATTAAAGGACTTTTCAGCATTATCAGAGATGAAAAAGTTGAAAGTGTTGGGTGCTGAATCATCAGGGTTAACCACTTTGGGTGATATAGCCAAAATCAAAAACTTGACTGATTTGAACATCAGTAATAATCAGTTGGAATCTTTTGAAGAATTGACTGCTTTAAAAAAACTGGTGAGGCTAGATATTTCCAACACCAATGTAAACGATATCTCATTTATAAGTCAGTTGACAAAACTTAAGGACTTGTCTATTTACAGAACTGAGATCAAGGATTTTTCTCCATTAGCAGAGTTACCTTCATTGGAACAAATAACCTGTACCATTGAGGAGTTTATGGTCATCAAGGAATTGTTACCTAGAAAAGTTAGATTTGGAATCAGTGGAGAAATGACAGAAGCACAAAAAGAAGTATGGTTGCGATATGGTGCTAACTGA
- a CDS encoding replication initiation protein — protein sequence MKYNIVKKERRRRRISKSNALINAKDKVTLSALEQKMVLFAITELDGSQPALPLSVSFQDFFGKKRLTSNHYRDIRKACKSLASAAIAFEEEDEAGNFLKGEYVPLFSRIRAEAEEGTFTFEFNQVIVPHITSLKRSFTSYHYIDVEHMKSGFSIRIYELLMQGVDKYKSREFSVEELKSLLGIINSSTYDRFSNFRKVVLDRACTEISEKSGIDVTWEVSRKKGKKVTHITFFMNRKEAISNTQELKESSPIAVDENLKKQIEGMRALNLSDEQIMAAIGLDAIPDFASKPKANNIPVSKSGSVQGSLFNNSDETALKGNRSLLEKRRRLIQILVEYGLTQQQSRTVMQKVGVSKESGIWLLLNEFKMGVKDGKITSPASYLIKLLNSKYQVGL from the coding sequence ATGAAATATAATATAGTTAAAAAGGAACGCAGGAGAAGACGTATCAGTAAATCCAATGCATTGATCAATGCTAAAGACAAAGTGACGTTATCAGCATTGGAACAGAAAATGGTACTTTTTGCCATAACAGAATTGGATGGTTCCCAACCTGCACTACCCTTGTCAGTAAGTTTTCAAGACTTTTTTGGCAAAAAGCGTTTGACAAGTAACCATTATAGAGATATAAGAAAAGCCTGTAAATCTTTGGCATCCGCAGCAATTGCTTTTGAGGAAGAGGATGAGGCAGGAAATTTTCTAAAGGGTGAATATGTCCCACTTTTTTCACGAATCAGGGCTGAGGCAGAGGAAGGTACTTTTACTTTTGAGTTCAACCAAGTAATTGTACCACACATAACGAGTCTTAAACGATCATTTACATCCTATCATTATATCGATGTAGAACATATGAAATCAGGCTTCTCAATACGTATCTATGAGTTGCTGATGCAAGGTGTAGATAAGTACAAGAGTCGTGAATTTTCAGTTGAAGAATTAAAAAGCCTGTTAGGTATTATCAATTCCAGCACTTATGATCGATTTAGCAACTTTAGGAAAGTAGTATTGGATAGAGCTTGTACAGAGATTAGTGAGAAGTCCGGTATCGATGTTACTTGGGAGGTGTCCAGAAAGAAGGGAAAGAAAGTGACCCATATTACTTTCTTTATGAACAGGAAGGAAGCTATCTCAAATACACAAGAATTAAAAGAATCAAGCCCTATAGCAGTTGATGAGAACCTCAAAAAGCAAATTGAGGGTATGAGAGCCCTAAACTTGTCAGATGAGCAAATAATGGCTGCAATTGGCTTAGATGCTATTCCTGACTTTGCCTCTAAACCAAAAGCAAATAATATACCTGTATCAAAGTCAGGTTCAGTTCAAGGTTCACTCTTCAATAATAGCGATGAAACAGCTTTAAAGGGCAATAGAAGCTTGTTAGAGAAGAGAAGAAGGCTGATCCAGATATTAGTGGAATATGGCCTTACACAACAGCAATCACGAACAGTAATGCAAAAAGTTGGGGTAAGTAAAGAAAGTGGAATTTGGCTTTTACTGAATGAATTTAAGATGGGAGTGAAAGATGGTAAGATCACTTCTCCTGCCAGTTACTTGATAAAACTGTTGAACAGTAAATATCAGGTTGGACTTTGA
- a CDS encoding ParB N-terminal domain-containing protein codes for MARKKIASPIGSIKIDRKIVQDQNIKQHITILPELEALIPPLTNEEVDLLEESILKEGCREPLTIWERIEDGETQFVLIDGHNRYRICQKNKVEFKLKKPLYFDTKEQVKDYMIDLQLGRRNLTEEQKSYLRGLRYNNEKGTQGGTRSQETVNKKKELSEQYGVSERTIMRDAQFAAGLDRIGNSNPQLKADILSGNRKVKRNEVQALAQAEEDAQIASEKDISNVVGQSNAKSLSDEDKQLMELKKAFNTTSKRLFTKKDKDAVSELNDLLRQIEELL; via the coding sequence ATGGCAAGAAAGAAAATTGCAAGCCCAATTGGGTCAATCAAAATAGATAGAAAGATTGTACAAGATCAAAATATCAAACAGCATATTACCATACTTCCTGAATTGGAAGCACTGATTCCTCCATTAACCAATGAAGAAGTTGATTTGTTGGAAGAAAGTATTCTGAAAGAAGGTTGTCGTGAACCACTAACAATCTGGGAAAGAATAGAGGATGGAGAAACACAATTTGTTCTGATTGATGGTCACAACCGTTACAGAATCTGCCAAAAGAATAAGGTTGAATTCAAATTGAAAAAGCCTCTGTACTTTGATACCAAAGAACAGGTAAAGGATTATATGATAGACCTTCAACTTGGCAGACGTAACTTGACTGAGGAACAAAAAAGCTACTTGAGAGGATTACGATACAACAACGAAAAGGGAACACAAGGTGGTACAAGATCTCAGGAAACTGTAAACAAGAAAAAAGAATTGAGTGAGCAATATGGTGTAAGTGAAAGAACCATAATGAGAGATGCTCAATTTGCAGCTGGACTTGACCGTATTGGAAACAGTAACCCTCAGTTGAAAGCTGATATCTTATCTGGTAATAGAAAGGTTAAGAGAAATGAGGTTCAAGCATTGGCTCAAGCTGAAGAGGATGCGCAGATCGCTTCTGAAAAAGACATTAGCAATGTAGTTGGTCAATCAAATGCTAAATCCCTTTCTGATGAGGATAAACAATTGATGGAACTGAAAAAGGCTTTCAATACAACATCAAAAAGATTGTTTACAAAGAAAGATAAAGATGCAGTGAGTGAGTTAAATGACTTACTGAGACAAATCGAAGAATTGCTATAA
- a CDS encoding ParA family protein, whose product MKTTAVIDFLNGNPALSLSALEKEAGLSKGLLSKVQRGERQLNDKHLLQLKPILVKYGFNQQANNSGKAKVISIINHKGGVAKTTTAINLGKALSLLGKKVLLVDIDAQGNLSQALGIDQPEKQLVNALLDDEPLPIYNISENLDLSPSDLELADADLELVQQIGGFNRLNKVLQPVLNDYDYVLVDCPPALNIITNAALVAADSCLITLQPEISAIKGLDKLLSRVQQVQEEINDKLTVEGVVFTLVKNQLVIHQENMDYVKEALAGFRVFESVIRVNVAITESQSAQQDVFSYQPKSNGADDYMSLAYEVLGVN is encoded by the coding sequence ATGAAGACAACAGCAGTAATTGATTTTTTGAATGGAAATCCTGCTCTATCACTTTCAGCATTAGAAAAAGAAGCAGGTCTTAGCAAAGGACTTTTAAGTAAAGTACAAAGAGGAGAAAGACAGTTAAATGACAAACATTTACTGCAACTAAAGCCTATTCTGGTTAAATATGGTTTTAACCAACAGGCTAATAATAGTGGTAAAGCTAAAGTGATTTCAATTATCAACCATAAAGGTGGTGTAGCTAAAACAACAACAGCTATCAACCTTGGTAAAGCACTTTCACTTTTAGGGAAAAAAGTTTTACTGGTTGATATTGATGCTCAAGGTAACCTATCTCAAGCATTAGGTATTGACCAACCTGAAAAGCAATTGGTAAATGCACTTTTGGATGATGAACCTCTACCAATTTACAACATCTCTGAAAACCTTGACCTATCTCCTTCTGATTTGGAATTGGCAGATGCTGACTTGGAATTGGTTCAACAAATTGGTGGTTTCAACCGCTTGAACAAAGTGTTGCAACCTGTCCTTAATGACTATGACTATGTATTGGTTGATTGTCCTCCAGCTCTCAACATAATTACAAATGCAGCATTGGTGGCAGCTGATAGTTGCTTGATTACTTTACAACCTGAGATTTCAGCAATCAAAGGATTGGACAAACTGCTTTCAAGAGTTCAGCAGGTACAGGAAGAAATCAATGATAAGTTAACTGTAGAGGGAGTTGTATTTACACTCGTAAAAAATCAGTTGGTTATCCATCAAGAAAACATGGATTATGTAAAAGAGGCATTGGCTGGTTTCAGGGTATTTGAAAGTGTTATCCGTGTCAATGTTGCCATTACAGAATCACAGTCTGCCCAACAAGATGTATTCAGTTACCAACCAAAAAGTAACGGTGCTGATGATTATATGTCATTAGCATATGAAGTACTTGGAGTAAATTAA
- a CDS encoding IS4 family transposase, with the protein MLTANILEILCGFQIVKGKPSKQVLAKLITALVEDENVQFHQIAKNLPSKAQKASRTKQVKRFMSGAVFNYQALMAWLFSCLPSGKITLCIDRTNWQSRKQAVNILAVTAYSHGVGFPLAFRLLDKKGNSHQQERIDLLKEVLQIVPPERIGKVIADREFIGKKWLRFMTMQGIVFCVRIPSHHKINIDGVEKTGEVWSKEGFRCTDRRATIYGMDLTLSMQMTKDKNGRKDYLIVVSNLMKSGLLSSYRKRWSIEVFFQSLKGRGFNLEATHLTKLDRLERLFAVVCMAFAVCHLFGVAFHEKVQNIKVKNHGYRENSYFRKGKDLLQEHFCTRPRQVGNEIKGLWKKFWRGISSKTPSEKLVFSWL; encoded by the coding sequence ATGTTGACTGCAAATATACTTGAAATCCTCTGCGGTTTCCAAATCGTCAAAGGCAAACCAAGCAAACAGGTACTAGCCAAGCTAATTACGGCCTTGGTGGAAGATGAAAATGTGCAATTTCATCAGATAGCCAAAAACTTGCCATCCAAGGCACAAAAAGCTTCTCGGACCAAGCAAGTCAAACGCTTTATGTCAGGAGCTGTGTTCAATTATCAGGCCCTGATGGCATGGTTGTTTTCCTGCCTGCCATCCGGAAAGATCACCCTCTGCATTGACCGAACCAACTGGCAGTCCAGAAAGCAGGCAGTGAATATTCTGGCCGTGACGGCCTACAGTCATGGCGTGGGTTTCCCACTGGCTTTTCGGCTACTGGACAAAAAAGGAAACAGCCACCAGCAGGAGCGTATTGATTTGCTGAAGGAAGTGCTTCAGATTGTACCTCCCGAGCGGATCGGGAAAGTGATTGCAGACCGAGAGTTTATCGGCAAAAAGTGGCTTCGGTTTATGACCATGCAAGGGATTGTCTTCTGCGTTCGGATTCCATCACACCACAAAATCAACATCGATGGTGTGGAGAAAACAGGAGAGGTATGGAGCAAAGAAGGTTTTCGTTGCACTGACCGAAGAGCGACGATCTATGGAATGGACCTGACCCTTTCCATGCAGATGACCAAGGATAAAAACGGGCGAAAGGACTACCTGATCGTAGTCTCAAACCTGATGAAAAGCGGCTTGCTGTCAAGCTATAGAAAACGGTGGAGCATCGAGGTGTTCTTCCAGTCGCTCAAAGGGCGGGGATTCAACCTGGAAGCCACTCACCTGACCAAATTGGATCGGCTTGAAAGACTTTTTGCTGTGGTGTGTATGGCCTTTGCTGTTTGTCACTTATTTGGCGTGGCTTTCCATGAAAAAGTACAAAACATAAAAGTAAAGAACCACGGTTACAGGGAGAACAGCTATTTCAGAAAGGGAAAAGATCTGTTGCAGGAGCATTTCTGTACGAGACCCCGCCAAGTAGGTAATGAGATCAAAGGACTTTGGAAGAAGTTTTGGAGGGGAATTAGTTCCAAAACACCATCTGAAAAACTGGTTTTTAGTTGGTTATAA
- a CDS encoding vWA domain-containing protein, whose product MGLILEEISKTSIKLLLNEPFYGHFFTGIVKEVSDRVNTAAVGMVNPQMVKLMVNPEFWESLEKPEHRYGLIKHEVLHIVLKHLTKQKEFSHKYLYNIAADLVVNQYINEEQLPEGGITLQRFWYIEEKYNIKLKPNQDVGYYYHKLKKLIDKNTITSANECNSEEGNLEGKPSPIMLDDLLKDDHPELEKHKFWKSVEELSDAEQKIMERYVNDIIKQTVNRIKYKGKGIGHLPLGLQEYLNELLESLKPNLDWRRVLRLFAASSSRTFLKTTIQRPSKRYGTTPGIKVKRKQKLLVAIDTSGSVSIPELQDFFSEIYHIWRQGAEIYIVECDTHIHQQYLYRGKPPEIISGRGGTAFDEPILFANEQYNPDAIIYFTDGFAAAPSIKSRCSILWLISSQGLKEDDSSWVTLPGRKVKMATR is encoded by the coding sequence ATGGGACTTATACTTGAAGAAATATCCAAAACCAGTATCAAGCTTTTGCTAAATGAACCTTTTTATGGGCACTTTTTTACTGGTATTGTTAAAGAGGTATCTGATAGGGTAAATACAGCTGCTGTTGGGATGGTAAATCCACAGATGGTCAAACTGATGGTAAACCCTGAGTTTTGGGAGAGTCTTGAAAAACCAGAACACCGTTATGGACTAATAAAACATGAAGTGTTGCATATAGTTCTAAAGCATTTGACAAAGCAGAAAGAATTTTCACATAAGTACCTTTACAATATAGCTGCTGACTTGGTAGTAAATCAATATATAAATGAAGAGCAGTTACCTGAAGGTGGGATCACTCTACAAAGGTTTTGGTATATAGAAGAAAAATATAATATCAAACTAAAACCCAATCAGGATGTAGGCTATTATTACCATAAACTGAAAAAACTGATTGATAAGAATACTATTACATCAGCCAATGAATGTAATAGTGAAGAAGGAAATTTAGAAGGAAAACCTTCTCCAATTATGCTTGATGACTTGTTGAAGGATGACCATCCAGAACTGGAAAAACATAAATTCTGGAAAAGTGTAGAGGAGTTATCTGATGCAGAACAAAAAATAATGGAACGGTATGTTAATGATATTATCAAGCAAACTGTCAATAGGATAAAATATAAGGGTAAAGGAATAGGGCATTTGCCATTAGGATTGCAGGAATACCTGAATGAGTTATTGGAGTCCTTAAAACCCAATCTTGATTGGCGGAGAGTCTTAAGACTTTTTGCAGCATCCAGTAGTCGTACTTTTTTAAAGACTACTATTCAAAGACCATCCAAACGGTATGGTACTACACCAGGTATTAAGGTCAAACGTAAGCAAAAGCTGTTGGTAGCCATTGATACATCTGGCAGTGTATCGATACCAGAGTTACAGGATTTCTTCAGTGAAATATACCATATATGGAGACAAGGAGCCGAAATCTATATTGTGGAATGTGATACCCATATTCATCAACAGTATTTGTATAGGGGTAAACCACCAGAAATAATAAGTGGACGGGGAGGAACAGCATTTGATGAGCCAATCTTGTTTGCAAACGAGCAGTACAACCCTGATGCCATCATTTATTTTACAGATGGATTTGCTGCAGCACCTTCAATTAAGAGCCGATGTTCGATCTTATGGCTGATATCCAGTCAAGGGCTAAAAGAGGATGATTCATCTTGGGTGACTTTACCAGGAAGAAAGGTAAAAATGGCAACCCGCTAA
- a CDS encoding AAA family ATPase produces MTTQQHQYVYYGTETHAAEVESFVKHILEANAVAEEAGKKKTPICIWGRHGIGKTEIVEQIAEKLDYKWAYVAPAQFEEMGDLVGMPSIENGKTVFRAPEWVPTEEGPGILLIDDVNRADDRILRGIMQLLQNFELVSWTLPKGWQIVLTANPDGGDYSVTPMDDAMLTRMMHITMRFDPKDWALWAEQHDVDERGINFVLTYPEVVDGNRTTPRTLVQFFETISSIKDLNKNLGLVQMLADSCLDESTAVSFMSFVNQNLGKLISPEEILSAEKFKDKVYNHIHEIVNKDTLRVDIIATLCTRMVNYLTLNKVKLEKQHLKNLQDFIKMDFLPNDIRLTMLQDLVSSKNAALKMVMADPEISKMLLKKM; encoded by the coding sequence ATGACTACACAACAACATCAATACGTTTATTATGGCACCGAAACACATGCTGCAGAAGTAGAAAGTTTCGTGAAACATATTTTGGAAGCTAATGCAGTGGCAGAAGAAGCGGGTAAGAAAAAAACACCAATCTGTATTTGGGGACGACATGGAATCGGTAAAACTGAAATAGTTGAACAGATAGCTGAAAAGCTTGACTATAAGTGGGCATATGTAGCACCTGCCCAATTTGAAGAGATGGGTGATTTGGTGGGGATGCCATCCATTGAAAACGGAAAAACTGTTTTTAGAGCACCAGAATGGGTACCAACAGAAGAAGGACCAGGTATTTTATTGATTGATGATGTCAATAGGGCTGATGACAGGATCCTAAGAGGAATTATGCAATTGCTTCAAAACTTCGAACTGGTGAGCTGGACATTACCAAAGGGTTGGCAGATTGTCTTAACTGCAAACCCTGATGGGGGAGACTATTCTGTAACACCAATGGATGATGCTATGCTAACACGAATGATGCATATCACAATGCGTTTTGATCCTAAAGATTGGGCATTATGGGCTGAGCAGCATGATGTAGATGAAAGAGGAATCAACTTTGTATTGACATATCCTGAGGTTGTGGATGGAAACCGTACAACTCCTAGAACATTGGTACAGTTCTTTGAAACAATTTCCTCTATCAAGGACCTGAATAAAAACCTAGGACTTGTCCAGATGTTGGCAGATTCTTGTTTGGATGAAAGTACAGCTGTATCGTTTATGTCTTTCGTTAACCAAAATTTAGGTAAGCTGATTTCTCCAGAAGAAATCCTGAGTGCGGAGAAATTTAAGGACAAGGTTTACAACCATATTCATGAGATTGTAAACAAGGATACTTTAAGGGTTGATATAATAGCGACACTCTGTACTAGAATGGTCAACTATCTTACCTTAAACAAGGTCAAACTAGAAAAACAACACCTTAAAAACCTTCAGGATTTTATCAAAATGGACTTCCTTCCTAATGATATTCGCCTAACAATGTTGCAAGACTTGGTTTCGTCCAAAAATGCGGCTTTGAAGATGGTAATGGCTGATCCTGAGATTAGCAAAATGTTATTGAAGAAAATGTAG